A DNA window from Acomys russatus chromosome 7, mAcoRus1.1, whole genome shotgun sequence contains the following coding sequences:
- the LOC127192286 gene encoding olfactory receptor 481-like, which yields MEPGNHTMVTEFIILGLTEDPTLRRIFFVLFLGVYLSTVLGNASIIMLIRRSPQLHTPMYLFLSHLAFVDIGYSSSVTPVMIVSFLRERTAIPVAGCIVQLGSDVVFGTAECFLLAAMAYDRYVAICSPLLYSTLMSPRVCLILLVISYVGGCVNASSFTSCLLSLTFCGSNKVNHFFCDLPPLVELSCTHVYVAEMSPALSAGSIIVITLFTIIVSYLYILHSILRMRSPEGRRKAFSTCTSHLTAVTLFYGTVTFVYVIPKSNHSPNQMKVVSVFYTVVIPMLNPLIYSLRNKEVKEAMRKLMARTHSSF from the coding sequence atggagcctGGAAACCATACAATGGTAACAGAGTTCATTATTTTGGGCCTAACTGAGGACCCCACTCTTCGTCGTATcttctttgtcttgttcttgGGCGTCTACCTCAGCACTGTATTGGGCAATGCCAGCATCATCATGTTGATCCGAAGAAGCCCTCAACTTCACACCCCAATGTACCTCTTCCTCAGCCATCTGGCCTTTGTGGACATTGGGTACTCCAGCTCAGTCACACCTGTCATGATTGTGAGTTTCCTGAGAGAGAGAACTGCCATCCCTGTGGCCGGCTGCATAGTCCAGCTTGGCTCTGATGTGGTCTTTGGGACCGCTGAGTGCTTCCTGCTGGCtgccatggcctatgaccgctatgtggccatctgctcACCGTTGCTCTACTCCACTCTCATGTCTCCCAGGGTCTGCCTCATCTTACTAGTTATTTCCTATGTGGGTGGCTGTGTGAATGCTTCATCATTCACCAGCTGTTTGCTGAGCCTGACTTTTTGTGGATCCAATAAAGTCaaccatttcttctgtgaccTCCCACCGCTGGTGGAGCTTTCTTGTACCCATGTTTACGTTGCTGAGATGTCTCCTGCCCTCTCGGCAGGTTCCATTATTGTTATCACCCTGTTCACTATCATTGTTTCCTACCTCTATATCCTTCACTCCATCCTCAGGATGCGCTCTCCTGAGGGCAGGCGcaaggccttctccacctgcaccTCCCACCTCACTGCAGTCACCTTGTTTTATGGGACAGTTACGTTTGTTTATGTCATACCAAAGTCAAACCACTCACCCAACCAGATGAAAGTGGTGTCTGTGTTCTACACAGTGGTGATTCCCATGCTGAATCCCTTGATCTACAGTTTGAGGAACAAGGAGGTGAAAGAGGCCATGAGGAAATTGATGGCCAGAACACACTCCTCGTTTTGA
- the LOC127192021 gene encoding olfactory receptor 481-like — MEPGNHTMVTEFIILGLTEDPTLRRIFFVLFLGVYLTTVLGNASIIMLIRRSPQLHTPMYLFLSHLAFVDIGYSSSVTPVMIVSFLRERTAIPVAGCIVQLGSDVVFGTAECFLLAAMAYDRYVAICSPLLYSTLMSPRVCLILLVISYVGGCVNASSCTSCLLSLTFCGSNKVNHFFCDLPPLVELSCTHVYVAEMSPALSAGSIIVITLFTIIVSYLYILHSILRMRSPEGRRKAFSTCTSHLTAVTLFYGTVTFVYVIPKSNHSPNQMKVVSVFYTVVIPMLNPLIYSLRNKEVKEAMRKLMARTHSSF; from the coding sequence atggagcctGGAAACCATACAATGGTAACAGAGTTCATTATTTTGGGCCTAACTGAGGACCCCACTCTTCGTCGTATcttctttgtcttgttcttgGGCGTCTACCTCACCACTGTATTGGGCAATGCCAGCATCATCATGTTGATCCGAAGAAGCCCTCAACTTCACACCCCAATGTACCTCTTCCTCAGCCATCTGGCCTTTGTGGACATTGGGTACTCCAGCTCAGTCACACCTGTCATGATCGTGAGTTTCCTGAGAGAGAGAACTGCCATCCCTGTGGCCGGCTGCATAGTCCAGCTTGGCTCTGATGTGGTCTTTGGGACCGCTGAGTGCTTCCTGCTGGCtgccatggcctatgaccgctatgtggccatctgctcACCGCTGCTCTACTCCACTCTCATGTCTCCCAGGGTCTGCCTCATCTTACTAGTTATTTCCTATGTGGGTGGCTGTGTGAATGCTTCATCATGTACCAGCTGTTTGCTGAGCCTGACTTTTTGTGGATCCAATAAAGTCaaccatttcttctgtgaccTCCCACCGCTGGTGGAGCTTTCTTGTACCCATGTTTACGTTGCTGAGATGTCGCCTGCCCTCTCGGCAGGTTCCATTATTGTTATCACCCTGTTCACCATCATTGTTTCCTACCTCTATATCCTTCACTCCATCCTCAGGATGCGCTCTCCTGAGGGCAGGCGcaaggccttctccacctgcaccTCCCACCTCACTGCAGTCACCTTGTTTTATGGGACAGTTACGTTTGTTTATGTCATACCAAAGTCAAACCACTCACCCAACCAGATGAAAGTGGTGTCTGTGTTCTACACAGTGGTGATTCCCATGCTGAATCCCTTGATCTACAGTTTGAGGAACAAGGAGGTGAAAGAGGCCATGAGGAAATTGATGGCCAGAACACACTCCTCGTtttga
- the LOC127192287 gene encoding olfactory receptor 469, with translation MAFLKDGNHTVVTEFILLGLTNDPVLRVILFTIILCIYLVTLSGNLSTILLIRVSSQLHHPMYFFLSHLASTDIGYSSSVTPNMLVNFLVERSTISYIGCTIQLGSGAFFGTVECFLLATMAYDRFIAICSPLLYSTKMSTQVCIQLLIGSYIGGFLNASSFLLSFFSLLFCGPNRVNHFFCDLAPLVELSCYGGNVPIVPASFCSAFVIIVTVFVIAVSYTYILVTILKMRSTEGRHKAFSTCTSHLTAVTLFYGTITFIYAMPKSSYSTDQNKVVSVFYMVVIPILNPLIYSLRNNEIKGALKRQVGRKIFS, from the coding sequence ATGGCTTTCTTGAAGGATGGGAACCACACTGTAGTGACAGAGTTCATTTTATTGGGCTTAACAAACGACCCCGTCCTTAGAGTCATCCTCTTCACCATCATCCTGTGCATCTACCTGGTGACTCTGTCTGGGAACCTCAGCACCATCCTTCTCATCAGAGTCTCTTCTCAGCTCCATCACCCCATGTACTTTTTTCTCAGCCACTTGGCTTCTACTGACATAGGCTACTCATCTTCTGTCACACCCAATATGCTTGTCAACTTCCTGGTGGAGAGAAGCACCATCTCCTACATTGGGTGTACCATCCAGCTTGGCTCAGGTGCATTTTTTGGGACAGTTGAATGTTTCCTTCTGGCTACAATGGCTTATGATCGCTTTATAGCAATCTGTAGCCCACTCCTGTATTCAACCAAAATGTCCACACAAGTCTGTATCCAATTGCTTATAGGATCTTACATAGGGGGCTTTCTTAatgcttcctcctttcttctttcattcttttctcttctcttctgtggaCCAAATAGAGTCAATCACTTTTTCTGTGACTTGGCTCCCTTGGTAGAGCTTTCTTGTTATGGTGGCAATGTtcccatagttcctgcctcattttGTTCTGCCTTTGTCATTATAGTCACCGTGTTTGTCATAGCCGTCTCCTACACCTACATCCTCGTCACCATCCTGAAGATGCGCTCCACCGAGGGCCGCCAcaaggccttctccacctgcaccTCCCACCTCACTGCGGTCACTCTGTTCTATGGAACCATCACATTCATCTATGCGATGCCCAAGTCCAGCTACTCCACTGACCAGAACAAGGTGGTGTCTGTGTTCTACATGGTGGTGATCCCCATATTGAACCCCCTCATCTACAGCCTCAGGAATAATGAGATTAAAGGTGCTCTGAAGAGACAAGTTGGTAGAAAAATATTCTCTTAA